CCTCCAGCGCACACCGGCGATGGCGATTGGGCTGACCGATCGCGTTTGGACGCTGCGAGCGTGGCTGTCACGGCCTCAAGGCGTTCCCTGTCGGGCATAGTTCCAGCCAACTACCCCTTTCGCCTGTCGGCGCTTTACTCCAGCAGGCCGCTGCGGCGCAGCAGGGCGTCCGCGTCGGGGTCGCGGCCCATGAATTCACGGTACAGGTGGGCGGGGTCGGCGCTGTTGCCGCGGCTGAGGATGCTGTCCACGTAGGCGCGGCCGGTGTCGCGGTTGAAGATGCCCTCGGCGGCGAAACGGCTGAACGCGTCGGCGTCGAGAACCTCGGCCCACTTGTAGCTGTAGTACCCGGCGCCGTAGCCGACGGGACTGCTGAACAGGTGGTTGAACGCGGCGATCATCGCGTAGTGCGCGGGCAGCGGGGTGGGGTTGAAGCGGGCCATCAGGTCGCGGGCGTACGCGATGTGGTCCGTGTCGCCTTCGGGGTCGAATTCGACGTGCAGGCTCAGGTCGGTCAGGCCGAAGGAGTACTGGCGCATGGCGGCGTTCGCGGCGCGGTAGTTGCGGGCGGCGATCATGCGCTCGAACAGCGCCTGCGGGATGGGCTCGCCGGTCTGGTAGTGGCGGGCGAACAGGTCGAGCGCCTCGCGTTCCATGACCCAGTTCTCCATGATCTGGCTGGGGAGTTCCACGAAGTCCCACGGGACGTTGGTGCCGCTCAGGCTGCGGACTTCCACGCGGCTCATGGCGTGGTGCAGCAGGTGTCCGAACTCGTGGAAGACGGTCTCGACCTCACGGATGGACAGCAGGGCGGGCGTCTGGGCGTCGGGGGGCGTCATGTTGCCGCACATCAGGCCCAGGTGGGGTGCCACGCCGCGCTCGCGGGGGCCGCCGGTGATGAAGGCGTTCATCCACGCGCCGGCGCGTTTGCTGTCACGGGGGAACCAGTCGGTGTAGAAGCTCGCGACGTGGGTGCCGGTCTCGTCGTGAATGGTGTAGTAGCGGACCTCGGGGTGCCAGCCGGGGGCGGCGCTCTCGGTGACGGTGATGCCGAACACGCGCTTCGTGATCTCGAACAGGCCTTTCAGGACGCCGTCCATGGGGAAGTAGGGCCTGAGGGCTTCCTCGTCGAAGTCGTACTTCGCCTGACGCTGCTTCTCGGCCCAGTACGCGACGTCCCAGGCTTCCAGTTCGGGGGCGTCTGCGCCGACCTGCGCGCGGTGGAAGGCGCGCAGTTCCTCGTTCTCGCGTTCGAAGGCGGGGCGGGTGCGGGCGTCCAGGTCCCGTTCGAAGGCCAGGGCGCGCTCGCCGCTGCCTGCCATGCGGTCTTGCAGCACGTAGTCCGCGAAGTTCTGGAAGCCCAGCAGCTGGGCCTTCTCGCGGCGGAGTTTCAGGATCTCGCGGATCAGGGGGCGGTTGTCCCGGCCGTCCTGCTGGCCGACCCGGCTGTTGGCGAGCCACAGGTCGCGGCGCAGGTCGCGGTCGTCGGCGTACGTCAGGACCGGCAGCAGCACCGGGGCGTGCAGGGTCAGGCGGTGGCCCTCCTTCCCTCTGGCCTCCGCGTCGCGGCGGGTGGCGTCCTGCACGCGCTGCGGCACGCCCGAGAGGCGCCCGGTGGGCACGTACAGTTCGAAGGCGGCCGTCTCGTCGAGCACGTTCTTGCTGAACTGGCTGGTCACCTCGGCCAGGCGGGTGTTCAGGGCCAGCAGGCGTTCCTGCTCGGCACCCTGAAGGTCAGCGCCCTCGCGGCGGAATTCGTCGATGGTGAGCTTCAGGTGCCGGGCGCGCACGGGGTCGAGCGCGGCGGCCGCGGGCGTGGCGGCGAAGGCTTTCAGCGCGGCCCACAGGCCGGGGTGCAGGCTGAGTTTGGTGTAGAACTCGCTGGTCCTGGGCAGGATCGCCATCTTCGCGGCGTGCCATTCGGGGCTGCTGTTCACGCTGTCGAGGTGGTGGACGATGGTGTTCACGGTATCCAGCTGCTCGGTCAGGGTGTCCAGGTCGGCCATGAAG
The DNA window shown above is from Deinococcus depolymerans and carries:
- a CDS encoding M3 family metallopeptidase, with the protein product MTATQTEPTGVSNPLLNVGFRIPFDRIAPEHAEAAVDTLLAQTQAKLEELARSGERGFATFMADLDTLTEQLDTVNTIVHHLDSVNSSPEWHAAKMAILPRTSEFYTKLSLHPGLWAALKAFAATPAAAALDPVRARHLKLTIDEFRREGADLQGAEQERLLALNTRLAEVTSQFSKNVLDETAAFELYVPTGRLSGVPQRVQDATRRDAEARGKEGHRLTLHAPVLLPVLTYADDRDLRRDLWLANSRVGQQDGRDNRPLIREILKLRREKAQLLGFQNFADYVLQDRMAGSGERALAFERDLDARTRPAFERENEELRAFHRAQVGADAPELEAWDVAYWAEKQRQAKYDFDEEALRPYFPMDGVLKGLFEITKRVFGITVTESAAPGWHPEVRYYTIHDETGTHVASFYTDWFPRDSKRAGAWMNAFITGGPRERGVAPHLGLMCGNMTPPDAQTPALLSIREVETVFHEFGHLLHHAMSRVEVRSLSGTNVPWDFVELPSQIMENWVMEREALDLFARHYQTGEPIPQALFERMIAARNYRAANAAMRQYSFGLTDLSLHVEFDPEGDTDHIAYARDLMARFNPTPLPAHYAMIAAFNHLFSSPVGYGAGYYSYKWAEVLDADAFSRFAAEGIFNRDTGRAYVDSILSRGNSADPAHLYREFMGRDPDADALLRRSGLLE